The proteins below come from a single Miscanthus floridulus cultivar M001 chromosome 1, ASM1932011v1, whole genome shotgun sequence genomic window:
- the LOC136484891 gene encoding uncharacterized protein: MPMVGEKTGDAMVGEKTSAWTGKKKAKVQSAPTSEGVDMTAPMISTEPGPEQGAGRVEGFDWKQVEGYDWTDADVNVEVDSFFNYFGLPDLDDDFWVLNDDQQTEQVQKRLAIAHIRAHKGAGLNDAQLLSILEQDGPFRPYERDPKWTFDVERSKIAGFQDYQRLILLNDHGYQDWSYYYNAFSTLESDQQFVRLWEKLLDKTKWLQHYHKLRPQERRKMDCVTYYHAAKIKADYPQIYSRLLGPFLLEFLDSVRSDHFYARLYFEIWKRVAKQKMNFKDALDEVKDKAMWPFQWPEVNAELESDNYKTCVDGIDKNLEEGEAYWLIFEAVRKLVLRLKTYYEYAKNKLDIADKMGLIRSSPHTSST; the protein is encoded by the exons ATGCCTATGGTGGGGGAGAAAACAGGAGATGCCATGGTGGGTGAGAAAACAAGCGCATGGACGGGTAAGAAGAAGGCAAAGGTCCAAAGCGCACCTACTTCTGAGGGTGTCGACATGACTGCTCCTATGATCAGCACTGAACCCGGACCAGAACAAGGAGCGGGGCGAGTTGAAGGCTTTGATTGGAAGCAGGTCGAAGGCTATGATTGGACCGATGCTGATGTCAATGTGGAAGTCGATTCCTTTTTTAATTACTTCGGCCTTCCTGACTTAGATGATGACTTTTGGGTTTTAAACGATGACCAACAGACTGAACAAGTCCAAAAACGCCTCGCCATAGCTCACATCAGAGCTCACAAG GGTGCTGGGCTGAACGATGCACAGTTGTTGTCCATACTCGAACAAGATGGGCCTTTCCGACCTTACGAGCGTGATCCCAAGTGGACCTTCGACGTCGAACGCTCCAAGATTGCTGGATTCCAGGACTACCAGCGTCTCATTCTCCTTAATGATCAT GGTTACCAAGACTGGTCTTATTATTACAATGCCTTTAGTACACTTGAGAGTGATCAACAATTTGTCCGCTTGTGGGAAAAGCTATTAGATAAAACCAAG TGGCTTCAACATTACCACAAACTCAGACCGCAAGAG CGGAGGAAAATGGACTGTGTGACCTACTATCACGCAGCGAAGATTAAAGCAGATTACCCCCAAATTTATTCGAGGTTACTTGGTCCTTTCTTATTG GAATTTTTGGATAGTGTTAGGAGTGATCATTTTTATGCTCGTCTCTATTTTGAGATCTGGAAACGGGTTGCTAAGCAGAAG ATGAATTTCAAAGATGCTTTGGATGAAGTGAAGGACAAAGCCATGTGGCCCTTCCAGTGGCCTGAAGTGAATGCTGAGCTAGAAAGTGATAAT TATAAAACATGTGTGGATGGCATAGATAAAAAT CTTGAAGAAGGTGAAGCTTATTGGTTGATCTTCGAGGCTGTCAGAAAACTT GTTCTAAGGCTCAAGACCTATTATGAATATGCCAAAAACAAGTTGGATATTGCAGACAAAATGGGTTTGATACGCTCCAGCCCCCACACAA GCTCTACCTGA